Within the Methylophaga thalassica genome, the region AATATGCCCGAGACAAGGCGTAAATCCCCTGCCGTTGGCTGGCGAAGCGCAATAATCTGAATACATTCCTCATCGATACTGACTTCTAATGAATTTACCTCATCGTCGTAAGCAATCACTTCACGAGCAATATCGGCATCACCTTTAATCAGGGCTTCCATCGCGTTATGAACTTGCTGCTCGACTAGACCACCCATCGCTAAAACACGAGAACGGATATCCTGTAATTCATTCTCAAATTGTTGCGAAATATGTTGGGAAGTAGTTGTAACCATATGCGTCTCTCCTCAGCCCGGATTAACCGTAACGGCCGGTAATATAATCTTCTGTTTGTTTTTTACTTGGGTTGGTAAAGAGTTCATCAGTGGCACCAAACTCTATTAATTCGCCCATATACATAAATGCAGTGTAATCAGATACCCGCGCCGCTTGCTGCATATTATGAGTCACGATAACAATCGTATACTTTTCTTTCAGTTCGTAAATCAACTCTTCAATTTTTAATGTAGAGAGTGGATCCAGAGCCGAGGCCGGTTCATCAAGCAGCAAGACTTCGGGTTCGATAGCAATAGCACGGGCTATCACTAGACGTTGCTGCTGACCACCTGACATACCCATCGCTGAGTCGTGAAGACGATCTTTCACTTCATCCCATAAGGCGGCGCCTTTTAATGATTTTTCGACCACTTTATCTAAAGTAGAACGATCATTGACACCTTGCAGACGCAGACCATACGCCACGTTTTCATAGATAGACTTAGGAAATGGATTGGGTTTCTGAAATACCATTCCGACCTGACGGCGTAAATCCGCCACATTCACTGAGGGTGAATTAATTTCCATCTTATCAAGCAATAATTGACCTTCCATCCTGACAGAGTCAATCAGATCGT harbors:
- the pstB gene encoding phosphate ABC transporter ATP-binding protein PstB codes for the protein MEAVKEQKNVSRGIDIESMQRGPRVNLDNETLCLQVKDFNLFYGDKQALHNINMQIPKNRVTAFIGPSGCGKSTLLRCFNRMNDLIDSVRMEGQLLLDKMEINSPSVNVADLRRQVGMVFQKPNPFPKSIYENVAYGLRLQGVNDRSTLDKVVEKSLKGAALWDEVKDRLHDSAMGMSGGQQQRLVIARAIAIEPEVLLLDEPASALDPLSTLKIEELIYELKEKYTIVIVTHNMQQAARVSDYTAFMYMGELIEFGATDELFTNPSKKQTEDYITGRYG